A section of the Humulus lupulus chromosome 2, drHumLupu1.1, whole genome shotgun sequence genome encodes:
- the LOC133817340 gene encoding pentatricopeptide repeat-containing protein At4g31850, chloroplastic-like isoform X1 — MGLSAVCSPATYCSSFSYICAFAETVGAVSCHRESFKERNFGNLKVCAYGYLGSRLTLRRKRMGLCGFVMKTPEEGEEWAKEKNKVVTFSDEVMRVLKSTTDPNYAFSYFMVVAGLPYVVHTTETCNYMLEVLMTYKRVEDMTAVFDFMQKKFVYLNLNTYLAIFKSLDIRGGIREAPTALEKMRKAGFVLNACSYNGLIYFLLQSKFCREALEVYNRMVIEGMKPGLKTYSGLMVAFGNCRDSQTVMGLLKEMEHLGLRPDTHIFTICIRILGRAGKIDEAYDVFKRMDKEGCGPNVITYTVLIDALCKAGKLDIAKALFVKMKASNTHKPNRVTYITLLDKLSYCGELETFKEIWDEMEADGFAHDVVTFTILIKALCKADNVDKAFDTLGVMKEKGISPNLLTYNTLIGGLSKAGRLDKALKLFSKMKSLSVKPNSVTYSILIFGLAKFNSVDAAIDFYYDHVGCDFSPIPHTYSPLIDGLCKSGRHEEAMLFFEEMAEYGCKPNFVIFNILINGFGKTGDVETACQLFKRMVKEGITPDLKTYTILLEPLCRLGKIDDAVYYFEELKKTGLSPDIICYNHLIYALGRSRRVEEALSLYTEMQSRGILPDLCTYNNLILSLGIVGMVEQAVSMYEELQHKGFEPNVSTYNALIRACSLSGNPDHAYAVYEKMIVDGCNPNEETFKQLPIRT, encoded by the coding sequence ATGGGTCTGTCAGCAGTTTGCTCTCCGGCTACGTATTGTAGTAGTTTCAGTTACATTTGTGCTTTTGCAGAGACTGTAGGAGCTGTTTCGTGTCATAGAGAGTCATTTAAAGAAAGAAACTTTGGGAATTTAAAGGTTTGTGCTTATGGGTACTTGGGAAGTAGGTTGACATTGAGGAGAAAACGAATGGGCTTATGTGGGTTTGTTATGAAAACCCCAGAGGAAGGGGAGGAATGGGCAAAGGAGAAGAATAAAGTTGTGACATTTTCAGATGAGGTTATGAGGGTTCTTAAGTCTACGACGGACCCAAATTATGCTTTTTCATATTTTATGGTTGTTGCTGGGTTACCTTATGTTGTTCACACCACTGAAACCTGCAATTACATGCTTGAAGTCTTGATGACTTATAAGAGGGTGGAGGATATGACTGCTGTTTTTGATTTCATGCAAAAGAAATTCGTTTACCTAAATTTGAACACTTATCTTGCTATATTTAAAAGTCTTGACATCAGGGGTGGAATTCGAGAAGCACCAACTGCGCTTGAGAAGATGAGAAAAGCTGGGTTTGTTTTGAATGCATGTTCGTATAATGGGTTGATTTATTTTCTTCTCCAGTCAAAGTTTTGTAGGGAGGCGTTGGAGGTTTACAACAGAATGGTCATAGAAGGAATGAAGCCAGGCTTGAAGACTTATTCAGGACTTATGGTAGCGTTTGGAAATTGCAGGGATTCTCAAACTGTAATGGGTCTGTTAAAAGAGATGGAACATTTGGGATTGAGGCCTGATACTCATATATTTACCATATGCATTAGAATTCTTGGAAGGGCCGGGAAAATTGATGAGGCTTATGATGTATTCAAGAGAATGGACAAAGAGGGATGCGGGCCAAATGTTATTACTTATACTGTTCTCATTGATGCTCTCTGTAAAGCTGGTAAACTTGATATTGCAAAGGCTTTGTTTGTAAAGATGAAAGCTAGCAACACTCACAAACCTAATCGTGTAACTTACATTACTTTGTTGGACAAATTAAGTTATTGTGGAGAGCTGGAAACATTCAAAGAAATTTGGGATGAAATGGAAGCTGATGGTTTTGCTCATGATGTGGTTACATTCACCATTCTTATTAAAGCTTTATGCAAAGCAGACAATGTTGATAAAGCATTTGATACTCTGGGTGTCATGAAGGAGAAAGGGATCTCACCAAATCTTCTTACTTACAACACTTTGATTGGGGGACTATCAAAGGCAGGTAGATTGGATAAGGCTCTAAAACTTTTCAGTAAGATGAAATCCTTGAGTGTCAAGCCCAATTCAGTTACATATAGTATTCTCATTTTCGGTTTAGCGAAATTTAATAGTGTGGATGCAGCTATCGATTTTTACTATGATCATGTAGGTTGTGATTTTTCCCCCATTCCTCATACATACAGCCCACTCATTGATGGACTTTGTAAGTCGGGAAGACATGAAGAAGCAATGCTTTTCTTTGAGGAGATGGCAGAATATGGATGCAAACCTAACTTTGTGATTTTCAATATTCTTATAAATGGGTTTGGGAAAACAGGAGATGTGGAAACTGCCTGTCAGTTGTTTAAAAGAATGGTTAAAGAAGGAATAACACCAGACTTGAAGACTTACACAATTCTACTGGAACCTTTATGCCGTTTAGGAAAAATTGATGATGCTGTGTATTACTTTGAAGAACTAAAGAAGACTGGCCTTAGTCCTGATATAATTTGCTATAACCATTTGATTTACGCACTTGGAAGATCAAGGAGGGTAGAAGAAGCTTTATCTCTATACACTGAAATGCAGAGCAGAGGAATTCTTCCTGATCTTTGCACGTACAACAATCTAATTCTCAGTCTTGGGATTGTGGGAATGGTTGAGCAAGCAGTGAGTATGTATGAAGAGCTACAACATAAGGGTTTTGAACCTAATGTTTCCACCTACAATGCTCTCATTCGAGCCTGCAGCTTGTCAGGGAATCCAGATCATGCTTATGCAGTTTATGAGAAAATGATAGTTGATGGCTGCAACCCGAATGAAGAGACGTTTAAACAACTTCCTATTCGAACTTGA
- the LOC133817340 gene encoding pentatricopeptide repeat-containing protein At4g31850, chloroplastic-like isoform X2, with translation MGLCGFVMKTPEEGEEWAKEKNKVVTFSDEVMRVLKSTTDPNYAFSYFMVVAGLPYVVHTTETCNYMLEVLMTYKRVEDMTAVFDFMQKKFVYLNLNTYLAIFKSLDIRGGIREAPTALEKMRKAGFVLNACSYNGLIYFLLQSKFCREALEVYNRMVIEGMKPGLKTYSGLMVAFGNCRDSQTVMGLLKEMEHLGLRPDTHIFTICIRILGRAGKIDEAYDVFKRMDKEGCGPNVITYTVLIDALCKAGKLDIAKALFVKMKASNTHKPNRVTYITLLDKLSYCGELETFKEIWDEMEADGFAHDVVTFTILIKALCKADNVDKAFDTLGVMKEKGISPNLLTYNTLIGGLSKAGRLDKALKLFSKMKSLSVKPNSVTYSILIFGLAKFNSVDAAIDFYYDHVGCDFSPIPHTYSPLIDGLCKSGRHEEAMLFFEEMAEYGCKPNFVIFNILINGFGKTGDVETACQLFKRMVKEGITPDLKTYTILLEPLCRLGKIDDAVYYFEELKKTGLSPDIICYNHLIYALGRSRRVEEALSLYTEMQSRGILPDLCTYNNLILSLGIVGMVEQAVSMYEELQHKGFEPNVSTYNALIRACSLSGNPDHAYAVYEKMIVDGCNPNEETFKQLPIRT, from the coding sequence ATGGGCTTATGTGGGTTTGTTATGAAAACCCCAGAGGAAGGGGAGGAATGGGCAAAGGAGAAGAATAAAGTTGTGACATTTTCAGATGAGGTTATGAGGGTTCTTAAGTCTACGACGGACCCAAATTATGCTTTTTCATATTTTATGGTTGTTGCTGGGTTACCTTATGTTGTTCACACCACTGAAACCTGCAATTACATGCTTGAAGTCTTGATGACTTATAAGAGGGTGGAGGATATGACTGCTGTTTTTGATTTCATGCAAAAGAAATTCGTTTACCTAAATTTGAACACTTATCTTGCTATATTTAAAAGTCTTGACATCAGGGGTGGAATTCGAGAAGCACCAACTGCGCTTGAGAAGATGAGAAAAGCTGGGTTTGTTTTGAATGCATGTTCGTATAATGGGTTGATTTATTTTCTTCTCCAGTCAAAGTTTTGTAGGGAGGCGTTGGAGGTTTACAACAGAATGGTCATAGAAGGAATGAAGCCAGGCTTGAAGACTTATTCAGGACTTATGGTAGCGTTTGGAAATTGCAGGGATTCTCAAACTGTAATGGGTCTGTTAAAAGAGATGGAACATTTGGGATTGAGGCCTGATACTCATATATTTACCATATGCATTAGAATTCTTGGAAGGGCCGGGAAAATTGATGAGGCTTATGATGTATTCAAGAGAATGGACAAAGAGGGATGCGGGCCAAATGTTATTACTTATACTGTTCTCATTGATGCTCTCTGTAAAGCTGGTAAACTTGATATTGCAAAGGCTTTGTTTGTAAAGATGAAAGCTAGCAACACTCACAAACCTAATCGTGTAACTTACATTACTTTGTTGGACAAATTAAGTTATTGTGGAGAGCTGGAAACATTCAAAGAAATTTGGGATGAAATGGAAGCTGATGGTTTTGCTCATGATGTGGTTACATTCACCATTCTTATTAAAGCTTTATGCAAAGCAGACAATGTTGATAAAGCATTTGATACTCTGGGTGTCATGAAGGAGAAAGGGATCTCACCAAATCTTCTTACTTACAACACTTTGATTGGGGGACTATCAAAGGCAGGTAGATTGGATAAGGCTCTAAAACTTTTCAGTAAGATGAAATCCTTGAGTGTCAAGCCCAATTCAGTTACATATAGTATTCTCATTTTCGGTTTAGCGAAATTTAATAGTGTGGATGCAGCTATCGATTTTTACTATGATCATGTAGGTTGTGATTTTTCCCCCATTCCTCATACATACAGCCCACTCATTGATGGACTTTGTAAGTCGGGAAGACATGAAGAAGCAATGCTTTTCTTTGAGGAGATGGCAGAATATGGATGCAAACCTAACTTTGTGATTTTCAATATTCTTATAAATGGGTTTGGGAAAACAGGAGATGTGGAAACTGCCTGTCAGTTGTTTAAAAGAATGGTTAAAGAAGGAATAACACCAGACTTGAAGACTTACACAATTCTACTGGAACCTTTATGCCGTTTAGGAAAAATTGATGATGCTGTGTATTACTTTGAAGAACTAAAGAAGACTGGCCTTAGTCCTGATATAATTTGCTATAACCATTTGATTTACGCACTTGGAAGATCAAGGAGGGTAGAAGAAGCTTTATCTCTATACACTGAAATGCAGAGCAGAGGAATTCTTCCTGATCTTTGCACGTACAACAATCTAATTCTCAGTCTTGGGATTGTGGGAATGGTTGAGCAAGCAGTGAGTATGTATGAAGAGCTACAACATAAGGGTTTTGAACCTAATGTTTCCACCTACAATGCTCTCATTCGAGCCTGCAGCTTGTCAGGGAATCCAGATCATGCTTATGCAGTTTATGAGAAAATGATAGTTGATGGCTGCAACCCGAATGAAGAGACGTTTAAACAACTTCCTATTCGAACTTGA
- the LOC133815849 gene encoding uncharacterized protein LOC133815849: METRWSRRTVIHHGQSSSPLLQSSPNSPDPFVIFETQQSVSVTHWPRTSSMAPPRQFRRQPYSSSSLLPSFAPSAHYAFLDTTEQPALETGRAGNSSCGVPLPGSIIRWNWPVQQTSSPQYASWLPPTAHPQRAMEPRSEPYAEARSSRRNPSLNLIRRDVYTPKESDGNEDTKSCTVCLEDFRVGQQVMLTPCDHMFHEDCIVPWVERSDHCPVCRSTLSAPTNN; this comes from the exons ATGGAAACACGTTGGTCGAGAAGGACAGTAATTCATCATGGCCAAAGCAG TTCACCATTACTACAAAGCTCTCCTAATTCCCCAGATCCATTCGTAATATTCGAAACGCAACAGTCGGTGTCGGTGACTCACTGGCCTAGGACGAGCAGCATGGCCCCTCCAAGGCAGTTCAGGAGACAACCATATTCCAG TTCATCATTACTACCAAGCTTCGCTCCCTCGGCTCACTACGCATTCCTCGACACTACTGAGCAGCCGGCATTGGAGACTGGCCGGGCTGGGAATAGTAGTTGTGGTGTCCCTCTGCCGGGCTCGATTATCCGCTGGAATTGGCCAGTCCAGCAAACATCGTCACCACAATATGCCAG TTGGCTACCACCGACCGCCCATCCTCAGAGGGCAATGGAACCAAGATCAGAGCCGTACGCAGAAGCAAGGAGCAGTCGTAGGAATCCCTCACTGAATCTCATCAGGAGAGACGTGTACACACCAAAGGAAAGTGATGGAAATGAAGACACAAAGAGTTGCACCGTTTGCTTAGAGGACTTTAGGGTTGGACAACAAGTGATGCTCACTCCTTGTGATCACATGTTTCATGAGGACTGCATTGTGCCGTGGGTGGAGAGAAGTGACCACTGTCCCGTTTGTAGGTCTACACTTTCAGCACCAACTAATAATTGA
- the LOC133813938 gene encoding probable pectinesterase/pectinesterase inhibitor 7 — protein MGSTTNRKLLLWSSSITILLFLPSFCISFSIDDICSLTQHSSYCTKTLPNNTSTHDIHHYGRFSVQTSLVRSQRFRNSVQRRIILSSSAHNCTQEPMAIRALEDCQELVSSNVNLLESCVVMVNAANQLLPINQAEDLRDSLSAVLTNLYTCLEGLESTPTAETIKNDLSQMINDDVQLHSISLALCTQGWVPKDKKDSSTMPTTPPLPPRQAWSSSLPRFRLVSDKANRQAILESALKGVKVSVDHNGDEQGSITINDFVVVSKDGSWDFTNITDAINAAPNNYNGRAAASDGYFLVYVTAGVYEEYVDVGREKTNVFMLGDGIGQTIISGNHSHADGWPTWSSATLCKYIQPLSH, from the exons ATGGGCAGTACTACCAATAGAAAGTTGCTACTCTGGTCTTCGTCAATTACTATTCTCCTTTTTCTCCCATCTTTCTGCATATCTTTCTCCATAGATGACATATGCAGCCTCACGCAGCATTCGTCTTACTGCACCAAAACGCTCCCCAATAACACTTCCACCCATGATATTCACCACTACGGCCGATTTTCGGTCCAAACATCCTTGGTAAGGTCTCAGAGATTTCGTAACTCGGTTCAGAGGCGCATTATTCTTAGTTCTTCAGCTCACAACTGCACACAAGAGCCCATGGCAATCCGAGCTCTCGAGGATTGCCAGGAGCTTGTCTCTTCCAATGTCAACCTATTAGAAAGCTGTGTCGTTATGGTCAACGCAGCCAACCAGCTCCTTCCGATTAATCAAGCCGAAGACCTACGGGACTCGCTCAGCGCGGTCTTGACCAATCTCTACACATGCTTAGAGGGACTAGAATCCACGCCTACTGCTGAGACCATAAAAAACGACCTGTCGCAGATGATAAACGACGACGTTCAGCTTCACAGCATCTCGCTCGCTCTCTGCACTCAGGGTTGGGTTCCCAAAGATAAGAAGGACAGTAGTACTATGCCTACTACTCCACCATTGCCGCCGAGACAAGCCTGGTCGTCGTCTTTGCCGAGGTTCAGGCTAGTATCGGACAAGGCGAACCGGCAGGCTATTTTGGAGTCGGCTTTGAAAGGAGTAAAGGTGAGTGTTGACCATAATGGAGACGAGCAGGGGTCAATTACTATAAACGACTTCGTTGTAGTGAGCAAGGACGGGAGTTGGGACTTCACCAACATCACAGACGCCATTAACGCGGCGCCTAATAATTATAATGGCCGTGCTGCTGCTTCTGATGGTTACTTTTTGGTGTATGTGACAGCCGGCGTTTACGAAGAATACGTGGATGTAGGTAGGGAGAAGACTAACGTGTTCATGCTTGGAGATGGCATCGGCCAGACTATAATCTCTGGGAACCATAGTCACGCCGATGGATGGCCTACTTGGAGTTCTGCTACTCTTTGTAAGTATATAcaa CCACTTTCccattaa
- the LOC133813939 gene encoding probable pectinesterase/pectinesterase inhibitor 20 — protein MTSCVAVLAGQGFLGANLTVVNTAGPNKSQAVALRNSADYSTFYSCSFEGYQDTLYIHTHRQFYRDCDIYGTIDYIFGNGSAVLQNCNIYVRKPLTGQFTVITTHGRTDRNQNTGISIQNCNILPTPDLATSNARALEGRETKTYLGRPWRDYCRVIFMECFMDEFIDPAGWHRWNDSDFGTRNSYLAEFDNWGGGSYTTKRVTWPAFHLINAVEAQDFTVSRFINGDLWLPQTRVPYTAGLV, from the coding sequence ATGACTTCCTGCGTGGCAGTGTTGGCAGGTCAAGGTTTTCTGGGCGCGAACCTAACAGTCGTAAACACGGCCGGGCCGAACAAATCTCAGGCAGTGGCATTACGGAACAGTGCTGATTATTCGACATTTTACAGCTGCAGCTTCGAAGGGTATCAAGACACCCTATACATACATACTCACCGCCAGTTCTACAGAGACTGTGATATTTACGGAACTATAGATTACATCTTTGGCAACGGTTCCGCTGTGCTTCAAAACTGCAACATCTATGTCCGGAAGCCCCTCACCGGCCAATTCACTGTCATCACAACCCATGGCCGAACCGACCGCAACCAAAACACTGGCATCTCCATACAAAACTGCAACATTTTACCAACCCCCGACTTGGCCACCTCTAACGCTAGAGCCCTAGAAGGCAGAGAAACCAAGACTTATCTGGGGAGGCCGTGGAGGGATTACTGCCGAGTCATTTTTATGGAATGCTTCATGGACGAGTTCATCGACCCAGCTGGCTGGCACAGATGGAACGACAGTGATTTTGGTACACGCAATTCGTATTTGGCCGAGTTTGATAACTGGGGTGGCGGTTCATATACTACAAAGCGAGTCACGTGGCCAGCATTTCACCTCATCAACGCCGTGGAAGCTCAGGATTTTACTGTGTCGAGATTTATAAATGGTGATTTGTGGTTGCCGCAGACGCGAGTGCCTTATACTGCAGGATTAGTTTAG